In Acholeplasma equirhinis, the following proteins share a genomic window:
- the nusG gene encoding transcription termination/antitermination protein NusG: MAQAPRKRWYVIQTYSGYENAVKEDLARRVDSMGMQDFIYQIIVPEEKYIEKTKDGKDKEKIRQIYPGYVFVEMIVTDDSWFVVRNTPRVTGFLGSSGGGTKPVPLLEEEIKPILLKVGIMSKPNYDYLIGKQVQIISGAFEGQSGVVSAVDNDQEKLIVDIDFFGRATPTEIDFNQFKEI, encoded by the coding sequence ATGGCTCAAGCTCCAAGAAAACGTTGGTACGTCATCCAAACGTATTCTGGCTATGAAAATGCTGTTAAAGAAGACTTAGCTAGACGTGTTGATTCAATGGGCATGCAAGATTTCATTTATCAAATCATCGTGCCAGAAGAAAAATATATTGAAAAAACAAAAGACGGTAAGGATAAAGAAAAGATTCGTCAAATCTATCCTGGATATGTCTTTGTTGAAATGATTGTTACAGATGACTCATGGTTCGTTGTACGTAATACACCACGTGTTACAGGTTTCCTAGGTTCATCTGGTGGTGGTACAAAACCAGTTCCATTATTAGAAGAAGAAATCAAACCAATTCTTCTAAAAGTTGGTATTATGTCTAAACCTAACTATGATTACCTTATTGGTAAACAAGTTCAAATCATCTCTGGTGCATTTGAAGGTCAATCAGGTGTTGTATCAGCAGTAGATAACGATCAAGAGAAATTAATTGTGGACATTGACTTCTTCGGAAGAGCAACCCCAACTGAAATTGATTTCAACCAATTTAAAGAAATTTAA
- a CDS encoding PqqD family protein: MKVKSEYVLKTVGDQFIVVPIGQEAVKFHGMLTLNETGKFLFENLKEEISLEDLTKKLVDEYDVSAEVAAADVLKFVNILKERNIME, encoded by the coding sequence ATGAAAGTCAAAAGTGAATATGTATTAAAAACAGTAGGAGATCAATTTATTGTTGTACCTATTGGACAAGAAGCAGTTAAGTTTCATGGTATGTTAACTTTAAATGAAACTGGAAAGTTTTTATTTGAAAATTTAAAAGAAGAAATTTCATTAGAAGATTTAACGAAAAAACTCGTTGATGAATATGATGTATCAGCAGAAGTTGCTGCTGCAGATGTTTTAAAATTTGTGAATATTTTAAAAGAAAGAAATATCATGGAGTAA
- a CDS encoding S24/S26 family peptidase has product MKTVKVDNNELFNLAKEHLNLGQEVELKVMGNSMLPFYKHDQTIVTLKKAESYQKLDVVLFEYEGQIILHRIIKIKGDNYVIRGDGAFRKEIVTKDKIFAKVIRFETPGKNSKNYNFKVKVWLFFTPLRRVLLKLIRK; this is encoded by the coding sequence TTGAAGACTGTTAAAGTAGACAATAATGAACTGTTTAATCTAGCAAAAGAACATCTTAACTTAGGTCAAGAAGTTGAACTAAAAGTCATGGGTAACTCAATGCTACCCTTTTATAAACATGATCAAACAATTGTTACTTTAAAAAAGGCAGAAAGTTATCAAAAACTAGATGTTGTTTTATTTGAATATGAAGGACAAATTATCCTTCATAGAATCATTAAAATCAAAGGTGATAACTATGTTATCCGCGGTGATGGTGCATTCCGAAAAGAGATTGTAACTAAGGATAAGATATTTGCAAAAGTTATCAGGTTTGAAACACCTGGAAAAAATTCTAAAAACTATAACTTTAAGGTTAAAGTTTGGCTATTTTTTACACCTTTGAGACGTGTTTTACTTAAATTAATTCGAAAATGA